In a single window of the Nilaparvata lugens isolate BPH chromosome 1, ASM1435652v1, whole genome shotgun sequence genome:
- the LOC111052728 gene encoding mushroom body large-type Kenyon cell-specific protein 1 isoform X2, with translation MYSICVERIAGELMGRTKWREYQETALSSFGSEDSIPMDSKAWHQPSAAADHKTPATNLFQHSVCIDEHQSPPSSRRLSDSGGSSVSGSSGGGVGGGEEAVAMTTLENAVASSMAASLAAALSSSGKPPPSLFAQQATMLLPPPWYHLVSSPPEAVSPQSPVAVPLPPSATSSEQPLDLSAKPAASKSTSPPPSPLDLPAGFQGLLPPSPGAANQSLKVPSLSRHIFKAKPRLSAVAGRRTYTEDELQAALRDIQSGKLGTRRAAVLYGIPRSTLRNKVYKLALERDRDSHLPLASSQVELAGRAASLHDEDADEDDGGEELSGAEEEREVERALMKPLVTVEDLVRLSASVDSHPPPDENCLRGLLQQGGFPLLLPPEPWAGLDRAALVAQLLALQRPPAASQAATIPPNDGSEPDFLPKFLQPVPDLFRRMMNVNELEKQSAPKKERNFQLNGSRIMTSVDPGPSSSSSRLSPADDLSGSGTPSPNVILKIPSYRPTSRNGAESSAVGGGGGSASSSILHSAFNMKLAAGDSSQHSITSSPPIGSTRSSESSSPPVAASLTLKGTVTLNDVIAKSISQKFQQPPEMHHIPQQPPQHTLDFRRAQELSSHHHHHMHPAGGLPFISRNHNNNHLDERKMNMQSASKCVSGVSTMSSNTTTTSNPSSSAAGGKGTRPKRGKYRNYDRDSLVEAVRAVQRGEMSVHRAGSYYGVPHSTLEYKVKERHLMRPRKREPKPTPQDELKRKDESNSALRMSPGSEKSKPLPPKPPKTTPFSPSSPLSTGPNGLKISPVFDPTPLGYPSPSFSFWNPFHHIPVDYPRGPNFSPSPEHFFASQMIQRLQEDSAAAAAVKKQPVTTSTALVQSPPPAPVLGKSTREIAESLYDGTGTNGSFLDGIIRSSLETGLKAGAASSERPPLSSKSLLDQLCRNSSRLAPLVCDPVKNAATTEQQRVEHQLDDRSEDQVESMSQTTDDKVAVKGSTSVNNVVPTNDNSTVEEDRGAVDSESACDRLQETVDSRNVVESTALAKEDEQRLAAEAAAATEPMETEEGDRSERQES, from the exons ATGTACAGTATAT GCGTGGAAAGGATCGCCGGGGAGTTGATGGGGAGAACGAAATGGCGAGAATATCAGGAGACAGCGCTGAGCAGTTTTGGATCCGAAGACTCGATACCGATGGACAGCAAGGCCTGGCATCAGCCGTCAGCCGCCGCCGACCACAAGACACCCGCCACTAATCTCTTTCAACACTCGGTTTGCATCGATGAACATCAATCACCTCCA AGCAGTCGTCGCCTCTCAGATTCAGGAGGTAGCAGCGTGAGCGGCAGCAGCGGAGGCGGCGTTGGAGGCGGCGAGGAGGCAGTCGCCATGACCACACTGGAGAATGCAGTTGCCTCTTCAATGGCAGCCAGTCTGGCGGCCGCTCTGTCATCGAGTGGCAAGCCGCCCCCTTCCCTCTTTGCCCAGCAAGCGACCATGCTCTTGCCGCCTCCATGGTATCATCTGGTGTCGTCGCCCCCTGAGGCAGTATCACCTCAGTCGCCAGTCGCAGTTCCTCTGCCGCCTTCAGCCACCTCCTCCGAACAGCCGCTCGACCTCAGCGCCAAGCCAGCCGCCTCTAAGTCCACGTCGCCGCCACCCTCACCTCTCGATCTGCCCGCTGGCTTCCAAGGTCTTCTGCCGCCGTCACCCGGCGCCGCCAACCAGTCTCTCAAGGTTCCTTCGCTTAGCAGACATATATTCAA GGCGAAGCCACGACTGAGCGCAGTGGCTGGACGCCGGACATACACTGAGGACGAGCTGCAAGCGGCACTGCGCGACATCCAGAGCGGCAAGCTGGGCACGCGACGGGCGGCCGTGCTCTACGGCATCCCGCGATCCACGCTGCGCAACAAAGTCTACAAGTTGGCCCTGGAGCGTGATCGCGACTCACATCTGCCTCTTGCCTCCAGCCAGGTCGAGCTGGCTGGGCGCGCCGCCAGCTTACATGACGAAGATGCTGATGAGGATGACGGCGGCGAGGAGTTATCCGGTGCTGAGGAAGAGCGCGAAGTTGAGAGGGCTCTCATGAAGCCTCTGGTTACCGTCGAGGACCTCGTTCGCCTCTCAGCCTCAGTCGACTCCCACCCTCCCCCCGACGAGAACTGCCTGAGAGGGCTACTCCAGCAAGGCGgcttccccctcctcctccctccAGAGCCATGGGCAGGTCTCGACCGCGCCGCCCTTGTTGCTCAGCTGCTCGCGCTTCAAAGGCCACCAGCCGCTTCTCAAGCTGCCACCATTCCACCCAACGATGGGTCAGAGCCAGACTTTCTGCCCAAGTTCCTTCAGCCAGTACCTGACTTATTTCGTCGCATGATGAACGTAAATGAGCTTGAAAAGCAATCAGCTCCTAAAAAAGAGAGAAACTTCCAGTTGAATGGCTCTCGGATAATGACATCCGTCGACCCCGGGCCTTCGTCATCATCCTCTCGACTCTCCCCAGCTGATGATCTATCCGGATCTGGCACTCCTTCACCCAATGTTATTCTAAAAATTCCGTCCTACCGACCCACCTCGCGCAATGGCGCCGAGTCATCAGCTGTGGGTGGCGGCGGCGGCAGTGCATCGTCATCCATCCTGCACTCTGCGTTCAACATGAAACTAGCAGCAGGAGATTCTAGTCAGCACTCGATCACTTCATCACCACCCATCGGCAGCACTCGCAGCAGTGAGTCCTCGTCTCCACCAGTCGCCGCTAGCCTCACCCTCAAAGGTACAGTCACTCTCAACGATGTTATTGCAAAGAGCATCAGTCAGAAGTTCCAACAACCTCCCGAAATGCATCACATTCCACAACAACCTCCTCAACATACACTGGATTTCAGAAGAGCTCAAGAACTGTCTTCACACCACCACCATCATATGCACCCTGCTGGTGGCCTCCCATTCATTTCCAGGAACCACAACAATAATCACCTTGATGAAAGAAAAATGAACATGCAATCGGCCTCCAAGTGTGTTTCTGGTGTCTCCACAATGAGCTCCAACACAACAACAACCAGCAATCCTTCATCATCGGCAGCCGGTGGCAAGGGCACAAGGCCAAAACGGGGCAAGTACAGGAACTATGACCGTGACAGCCTAGTGGAGGCTGTGCGAGCTGTGCAGCGAGGTGAAATGAGTGTGCATAGAGCTGGCTCCTACTATGGTGTTCCCCACTCAACCCTTGAATACAAGGTGAAAGAGCGGCACTTGAtgagacctaggaaacgtgagccAAAGCCAACTCCACAGGATGAACTAAAGAGAAAAGATGAGAGTAACAGTGCTCTCAGAATGTCTCCTGGTAGTGAAAAATCCAAGCCTCTCCCTCCAAAGCCCCCAAAGACAACTCCTTTCTCCCCCTCATCACCCTTATCAACTGGACCAAACGGTCTTAAAATCTCACCAGTTTTTGACCCAACTCCATTGGGATACCCATCACCTTCTTTCTCATTCTGGAATCCTTTTCATCACATTCCTGTCGACTACCCCAGAGGACCAAACTTTTCACCCAGTCCTGAACATTTTTTCGCCTCACAAATGATCCAGAGGCTGCAGGAAGATTCAGCTGCAGCAGCAGCTGTTAAGAAACAACCAGTGACAACATCAACGGCATTGGTTCAAAGTCCACCACCAGCTCCTGTTCTTGGTAAATCGACCAGAGAGATAGCAGAGAGCCTCTACGATGGAACGGGAACAAATGGCAGTTTTCTCGATGGAATAATACGTTCGAGTTTGGAGACTGGCTTGAAAGCGGGGGCGGCGAGTTCTGAACGACCACCTCTTTCGAGTAAATCGCTACTCGATCAGTTGTGCAGGAACAGCTCCAGATTAGCTCCACTTGTTTGTGACCCGGTGAAGAATGCTGCTACGACAGAACAGCAACGTGTTGAGCATCAATTGGACGACAGAAGTGAGGATCAGGTGGAGAGCATGTCGCAGACGACAGATGACAAAGTAGCGGTGAAGGGGTCGACTTCAGTGAACAATGTTGTGCCAACAAATGACAATTCGACTGTTGAGGAGGATCGAGGAGCAGTTGATAGTGAAAGTGCCTGTGATAGATTACAAGAAACTGTTGATAGTAGGAATGTAGTTGAGAGTACTGCTCTAGCCAAAGAAGATGAACAGAGATTAGCAgcagaagcagcagcagcaaccgAACCGATGGAGACCGAAGAGGGCGATCGATCAGAACGGCAAGAGTCATAG
- the LOC111052728 gene encoding mushroom body large-type Kenyon cell-specific protein 1 isoform X1 — MYSICVERIAGELMGRTKWREYQETALSSFGSEDSIPMDSKAWHQPSAAADHKTPATNLFQHSVCIDEHQSPPQSSRRLSDSGGSSVSGSSGGGVGGGEEAVAMTTLENAVASSMAASLAAALSSSGKPPPSLFAQQATMLLPPPWYHLVSSPPEAVSPQSPVAVPLPPSATSSEQPLDLSAKPAASKSTSPPPSPLDLPAGFQGLLPPSPGAANQSLKVPSLSRHIFKAKPRLSAVAGRRTYTEDELQAALRDIQSGKLGTRRAAVLYGIPRSTLRNKVYKLALERDRDSHLPLASSQVELAGRAASLHDEDADEDDGGEELSGAEEEREVERALMKPLVTVEDLVRLSASVDSHPPPDENCLRGLLQQGGFPLLLPPEPWAGLDRAALVAQLLALQRPPAASQAATIPPNDGSEPDFLPKFLQPVPDLFRRMMNVNELEKQSAPKKERNFQLNGSRIMTSVDPGPSSSSSRLSPADDLSGSGTPSPNVILKIPSYRPTSRNGAESSAVGGGGGSASSSILHSAFNMKLAAGDSSQHSITSSPPIGSTRSSESSSPPVAASLTLKGTVTLNDVIAKSISQKFQQPPEMHHIPQQPPQHTLDFRRAQELSSHHHHHMHPAGGLPFISRNHNNNHLDERKMNMQSASKCVSGVSTMSSNTTTTSNPSSSAAGGKGTRPKRGKYRNYDRDSLVEAVRAVQRGEMSVHRAGSYYGVPHSTLEYKVKERHLMRPRKREPKPTPQDELKRKDESNSALRMSPGSEKSKPLPPKPPKTTPFSPSSPLSTGPNGLKISPVFDPTPLGYPSPSFSFWNPFHHIPVDYPRGPNFSPSPEHFFASQMIQRLQEDSAAAAAVKKQPVTTSTALVQSPPPAPVLGKSTREIAESLYDGTGTNGSFLDGIIRSSLETGLKAGAASSERPPLSSKSLLDQLCRNSSRLAPLVCDPVKNAATTEQQRVEHQLDDRSEDQVESMSQTTDDKVAVKGSTSVNNVVPTNDNSTVEEDRGAVDSESACDRLQETVDSRNVVESTALAKEDEQRLAAEAAAATEPMETEEGDRSERQES; from the exons ATGTACAGTATAT GCGTGGAAAGGATCGCCGGGGAGTTGATGGGGAGAACGAAATGGCGAGAATATCAGGAGACAGCGCTGAGCAGTTTTGGATCCGAAGACTCGATACCGATGGACAGCAAGGCCTGGCATCAGCCGTCAGCCGCCGCCGACCACAAGACACCCGCCACTAATCTCTTTCAACACTCGGTTTGCATCGATGAACATCAATCACCTCCA CAGAGCAGTCGTCGCCTCTCAGATTCAGGAGGTAGCAGCGTGAGCGGCAGCAGCGGAGGCGGCGTTGGAGGCGGCGAGGAGGCAGTCGCCATGACCACACTGGAGAATGCAGTTGCCTCTTCAATGGCAGCCAGTCTGGCGGCCGCTCTGTCATCGAGTGGCAAGCCGCCCCCTTCCCTCTTTGCCCAGCAAGCGACCATGCTCTTGCCGCCTCCATGGTATCATCTGGTGTCGTCGCCCCCTGAGGCAGTATCACCTCAGTCGCCAGTCGCAGTTCCTCTGCCGCCTTCAGCCACCTCCTCCGAACAGCCGCTCGACCTCAGCGCCAAGCCAGCCGCCTCTAAGTCCACGTCGCCGCCACCCTCACCTCTCGATCTGCCCGCTGGCTTCCAAGGTCTTCTGCCGCCGTCACCCGGCGCCGCCAACCAGTCTCTCAAGGTTCCTTCGCTTAGCAGACATATATTCAA GGCGAAGCCACGACTGAGCGCAGTGGCTGGACGCCGGACATACACTGAGGACGAGCTGCAAGCGGCACTGCGCGACATCCAGAGCGGCAAGCTGGGCACGCGACGGGCGGCCGTGCTCTACGGCATCCCGCGATCCACGCTGCGCAACAAAGTCTACAAGTTGGCCCTGGAGCGTGATCGCGACTCACATCTGCCTCTTGCCTCCAGCCAGGTCGAGCTGGCTGGGCGCGCCGCCAGCTTACATGACGAAGATGCTGATGAGGATGACGGCGGCGAGGAGTTATCCGGTGCTGAGGAAGAGCGCGAAGTTGAGAGGGCTCTCATGAAGCCTCTGGTTACCGTCGAGGACCTCGTTCGCCTCTCAGCCTCAGTCGACTCCCACCCTCCCCCCGACGAGAACTGCCTGAGAGGGCTACTCCAGCAAGGCGgcttccccctcctcctccctccAGAGCCATGGGCAGGTCTCGACCGCGCCGCCCTTGTTGCTCAGCTGCTCGCGCTTCAAAGGCCACCAGCCGCTTCTCAAGCTGCCACCATTCCACCCAACGATGGGTCAGAGCCAGACTTTCTGCCCAAGTTCCTTCAGCCAGTACCTGACTTATTTCGTCGCATGATGAACGTAAATGAGCTTGAAAAGCAATCAGCTCCTAAAAAAGAGAGAAACTTCCAGTTGAATGGCTCTCGGATAATGACATCCGTCGACCCCGGGCCTTCGTCATCATCCTCTCGACTCTCCCCAGCTGATGATCTATCCGGATCTGGCACTCCTTCACCCAATGTTATTCTAAAAATTCCGTCCTACCGACCCACCTCGCGCAATGGCGCCGAGTCATCAGCTGTGGGTGGCGGCGGCGGCAGTGCATCGTCATCCATCCTGCACTCTGCGTTCAACATGAAACTAGCAGCAGGAGATTCTAGTCAGCACTCGATCACTTCATCACCACCCATCGGCAGCACTCGCAGCAGTGAGTCCTCGTCTCCACCAGTCGCCGCTAGCCTCACCCTCAAAGGTACAGTCACTCTCAACGATGTTATTGCAAAGAGCATCAGTCAGAAGTTCCAACAACCTCCCGAAATGCATCACATTCCACAACAACCTCCTCAACATACACTGGATTTCAGAAGAGCTCAAGAACTGTCTTCACACCACCACCATCATATGCACCCTGCTGGTGGCCTCCCATTCATTTCCAGGAACCACAACAATAATCACCTTGATGAAAGAAAAATGAACATGCAATCGGCCTCCAAGTGTGTTTCTGGTGTCTCCACAATGAGCTCCAACACAACAACAACCAGCAATCCTTCATCATCGGCAGCCGGTGGCAAGGGCACAAGGCCAAAACGGGGCAAGTACAGGAACTATGACCGTGACAGCCTAGTGGAGGCTGTGCGAGCTGTGCAGCGAGGTGAAATGAGTGTGCATAGAGCTGGCTCCTACTATGGTGTTCCCCACTCAACCCTTGAATACAAGGTGAAAGAGCGGCACTTGAtgagacctaggaaacgtgagccAAAGCCAACTCCACAGGATGAACTAAAGAGAAAAGATGAGAGTAACAGTGCTCTCAGAATGTCTCCTGGTAGTGAAAAATCCAAGCCTCTCCCTCCAAAGCCCCCAAAGACAACTCCTTTCTCCCCCTCATCACCCTTATCAACTGGACCAAACGGTCTTAAAATCTCACCAGTTTTTGACCCAACTCCATTGGGATACCCATCACCTTCTTTCTCATTCTGGAATCCTTTTCATCACATTCCTGTCGACTACCCCAGAGGACCAAACTTTTCACCCAGTCCTGAACATTTTTTCGCCTCACAAATGATCCAGAGGCTGCAGGAAGATTCAGCTGCAGCAGCAGCTGTTAAGAAACAACCAGTGACAACATCAACGGCATTGGTTCAAAGTCCACCACCAGCTCCTGTTCTTGGTAAATCGACCAGAGAGATAGCAGAGAGCCTCTACGATGGAACGGGAACAAATGGCAGTTTTCTCGATGGAATAATACGTTCGAGTTTGGAGACTGGCTTGAAAGCGGGGGCGGCGAGTTCTGAACGACCACCTCTTTCGAGTAAATCGCTACTCGATCAGTTGTGCAGGAACAGCTCCAGATTAGCTCCACTTGTTTGTGACCCGGTGAAGAATGCTGCTACGACAGAACAGCAACGTGTTGAGCATCAATTGGACGACAGAAGTGAGGATCAGGTGGAGAGCATGTCGCAGACGACAGATGACAAAGTAGCGGTGAAGGGGTCGACTTCAGTGAACAATGTTGTGCCAACAAATGACAATTCGACTGTTGAGGAGGATCGAGGAGCAGTTGATAGTGAAAGTGCCTGTGATAGATTACAAGAAACTGTTGATAGTAGGAATGTAGTTGAGAGTACTGCTCTAGCCAAAGAAGATGAACAGAGATTAGCAgcagaagcagcagcagcaaccgAACCGATGGAGACCGAAGAGGGCGATCGATCAGAACGGCAAGAGTCATAG
- the LOC111052728 gene encoding mushroom body large-type Kenyon cell-specific protein 1 isoform X4, protein MGRTKWREYQETALSSFGSEDSIPMDSKAWHQPSAAADHKTPATNLFQHSVCIDEHQSPPQSSRRLSDSGGSSVSGSSGGGVGGGEEAVAMTTLENAVASSMAASLAAALSSSGKPPPSLFAQQATMLLPPPWYHLVSSPPEAVSPQSPVAVPLPPSATSSEQPLDLSAKPAASKSTSPPPSPLDLPAGFQGLLPPSPGAANQSLKVPSLSRHIFKAKPRLSAVAGRRTYTEDELQAALRDIQSGKLGTRRAAVLYGIPRSTLRNKVYKLALERDRDSHLPLASSQVELAGRAASLHDEDADEDDGGEELSGAEEEREVERALMKPLVTVEDLVRLSASVDSHPPPDENCLRGLLQQGGFPLLLPPEPWAGLDRAALVAQLLALQRPPAASQAATIPPNDGSEPDFLPKFLQPVPDLFRRMMNVNELEKQSAPKKERNFQLNGSRIMTSVDPGPSSSSSRLSPADDLSGSGTPSPNVILKIPSYRPTSRNGAESSAVGGGGGSASSSILHSAFNMKLAAGDSSQHSITSSPPIGSTRSSESSSPPVAASLTLKGTVTLNDVIAKSISQKFQQPPEMHHIPQQPPQHTLDFRRAQELSSHHHHHMHPAGGLPFISRNHNNNHLDERKMNMQSASKCVSGVSTMSSNTTTTSNPSSSAAGGKGTRPKRGKYRNYDRDSLVEAVRAVQRGEMSVHRAGSYYGVPHSTLEYKVKERHLMRPRKREPKPTPQDELKRKDESNSALRMSPGSEKSKPLPPKPPKTTPFSPSSPLSTGPNGLKISPVFDPTPLGYPSPSFSFWNPFHHIPVDYPRGPNFSPSPEHFFASQMIQRLQEDSAAAAAVKKQPVTTSTALVQSPPPAPVLGKSTREIAESLYDGTGTNGSFLDGIIRSSLETGLKAGAASSERPPLSSKSLLDQLCRNSSRLAPLVCDPVKNAATTEQQRVEHQLDDRSEDQVESMSQTTDDKVAVKGSTSVNNVVPTNDNSTVEEDRGAVDSESACDRLQETVDSRNVVESTALAKEDEQRLAAEAAAATEPMETEEGDRSERQES, encoded by the exons ATGGGGAGAACGAAATGGCGAGAATATCAGGAGACAGCGCTGAGCAGTTTTGGATCCGAAGACTCGATACCGATGGACAGCAAGGCCTGGCATCAGCCGTCAGCCGCCGCCGACCACAAGACACCCGCCACTAATCTCTTTCAACACTCGGTTTGCATCGATGAACATCAATCACCTCCA CAGAGCAGTCGTCGCCTCTCAGATTCAGGAGGTAGCAGCGTGAGCGGCAGCAGCGGAGGCGGCGTTGGAGGCGGCGAGGAGGCAGTCGCCATGACCACACTGGAGAATGCAGTTGCCTCTTCAATGGCAGCCAGTCTGGCGGCCGCTCTGTCATCGAGTGGCAAGCCGCCCCCTTCCCTCTTTGCCCAGCAAGCGACCATGCTCTTGCCGCCTCCATGGTATCATCTGGTGTCGTCGCCCCCTGAGGCAGTATCACCTCAGTCGCCAGTCGCAGTTCCTCTGCCGCCTTCAGCCACCTCCTCCGAACAGCCGCTCGACCTCAGCGCCAAGCCAGCCGCCTCTAAGTCCACGTCGCCGCCACCCTCACCTCTCGATCTGCCCGCTGGCTTCCAAGGTCTTCTGCCGCCGTCACCCGGCGCCGCCAACCAGTCTCTCAAGGTTCCTTCGCTTAGCAGACATATATTCAA GGCGAAGCCACGACTGAGCGCAGTGGCTGGACGCCGGACATACACTGAGGACGAGCTGCAAGCGGCACTGCGCGACATCCAGAGCGGCAAGCTGGGCACGCGACGGGCGGCCGTGCTCTACGGCATCCCGCGATCCACGCTGCGCAACAAAGTCTACAAGTTGGCCCTGGAGCGTGATCGCGACTCACATCTGCCTCTTGCCTCCAGCCAGGTCGAGCTGGCTGGGCGCGCCGCCAGCTTACATGACGAAGATGCTGATGAGGATGACGGCGGCGAGGAGTTATCCGGTGCTGAGGAAGAGCGCGAAGTTGAGAGGGCTCTCATGAAGCCTCTGGTTACCGTCGAGGACCTCGTTCGCCTCTCAGCCTCAGTCGACTCCCACCCTCCCCCCGACGAGAACTGCCTGAGAGGGCTACTCCAGCAAGGCGgcttccccctcctcctccctccAGAGCCATGGGCAGGTCTCGACCGCGCCGCCCTTGTTGCTCAGCTGCTCGCGCTTCAAAGGCCACCAGCCGCTTCTCAAGCTGCCACCATTCCACCCAACGATGGGTCAGAGCCAGACTTTCTGCCCAAGTTCCTTCAGCCAGTACCTGACTTATTTCGTCGCATGATGAACGTAAATGAGCTTGAAAAGCAATCAGCTCCTAAAAAAGAGAGAAACTTCCAGTTGAATGGCTCTCGGATAATGACATCCGTCGACCCCGGGCCTTCGTCATCATCCTCTCGACTCTCCCCAGCTGATGATCTATCCGGATCTGGCACTCCTTCACCCAATGTTATTCTAAAAATTCCGTCCTACCGACCCACCTCGCGCAATGGCGCCGAGTCATCAGCTGTGGGTGGCGGCGGCGGCAGTGCATCGTCATCCATCCTGCACTCTGCGTTCAACATGAAACTAGCAGCAGGAGATTCTAGTCAGCACTCGATCACTTCATCACCACCCATCGGCAGCACTCGCAGCAGTGAGTCCTCGTCTCCACCAGTCGCCGCTAGCCTCACCCTCAAAGGTACAGTCACTCTCAACGATGTTATTGCAAAGAGCATCAGTCAGAAGTTCCAACAACCTCCCGAAATGCATCACATTCCACAACAACCTCCTCAACATACACTGGATTTCAGAAGAGCTCAAGAACTGTCTTCACACCACCACCATCATATGCACCCTGCTGGTGGCCTCCCATTCATTTCCAGGAACCACAACAATAATCACCTTGATGAAAGAAAAATGAACATGCAATCGGCCTCCAAGTGTGTTTCTGGTGTCTCCACAATGAGCTCCAACACAACAACAACCAGCAATCCTTCATCATCGGCAGCCGGTGGCAAGGGCACAAGGCCAAAACGGGGCAAGTACAGGAACTATGACCGTGACAGCCTAGTGGAGGCTGTGCGAGCTGTGCAGCGAGGTGAAATGAGTGTGCATAGAGCTGGCTCCTACTATGGTGTTCCCCACTCAACCCTTGAATACAAGGTGAAAGAGCGGCACTTGAtgagacctaggaaacgtgagccAAAGCCAACTCCACAGGATGAACTAAAGAGAAAAGATGAGAGTAACAGTGCTCTCAGAATGTCTCCTGGTAGTGAAAAATCCAAGCCTCTCCCTCCAAAGCCCCCAAAGACAACTCCTTTCTCCCCCTCATCACCCTTATCAACTGGACCAAACGGTCTTAAAATCTCACCAGTTTTTGACCCAACTCCATTGGGATACCCATCACCTTCTTTCTCATTCTGGAATCCTTTTCATCACATTCCTGTCGACTACCCCAGAGGACCAAACTTTTCACCCAGTCCTGAACATTTTTTCGCCTCACAAATGATCCAGAGGCTGCAGGAAGATTCAGCTGCAGCAGCAGCTGTTAAGAAACAACCAGTGACAACATCAACGGCATTGGTTCAAAGTCCACCACCAGCTCCTGTTCTTGGTAAATCGACCAGAGAGATAGCAGAGAGCCTCTACGATGGAACGGGAACAAATGGCAGTTTTCTCGATGGAATAATACGTTCGAGTTTGGAGACTGGCTTGAAAGCGGGGGCGGCGAGTTCTGAACGACCACCTCTTTCGAGTAAATCGCTACTCGATCAGTTGTGCAGGAACAGCTCCAGATTAGCTCCACTTGTTTGTGACCCGGTGAAGAATGCTGCTACGACAGAACAGCAACGTGTTGAGCATCAATTGGACGACAGAAGTGAGGATCAGGTGGAGAGCATGTCGCAGACGACAGATGACAAAGTAGCGGTGAAGGGGTCGACTTCAGTGAACAATGTTGTGCCAACAAATGACAATTCGACTGTTGAGGAGGATCGAGGAGCAGTTGATAGTGAAAGTGCCTGTGATAGATTACAAGAAACTGTTGATAGTAGGAATGTAGTTGAGAGTACTGCTCTAGCCAAAGAAGATGAACAGAGATTAGCAgcagaagcagcagcagcaaccgAACCGATGGAGACCGAAGAGGGCGATCGATCAGAACGGCAAGAGTCATAG